Proteins from a genomic interval of Sphingomonas sp. Y38-1Y:
- a CDS encoding sulfite exporter TauE/SafE family protein — protein MHIDLLYSLAGLLVGVLVGMTGVGGGSLMTPLLVLAFNFHPATAVGTDLLYASVTKSVGTVVHGAGGTIDWRVVRRLAAGSVPATILTLLVLSRLDVNMGGTAKAITVTLGLALIATAIAIFFRARIVAAFARSRPTRSSRKVAIATIILGGFLGVLVSLSSVGAGALGMTVLLVLYPELPINRLVGSDIAHAVPLTLIAGAGHWAIGSVDLGLLGSLLIGSVPGIVIGSLAAHRVPEGVLRTVLAATLAVVGFKLLV, from the coding sequence ATGCACATCGATCTGCTCTACTCCCTGGCCGGCCTGTTGGTCGGTGTCCTCGTGGGGATGACGGGGGTTGGCGGCGGATCGTTGATGACGCCGCTGCTCGTTCTCGCCTTCAACTTCCATCCGGCGACCGCGGTCGGAACCGACCTGCTCTATGCCTCCGTGACCAAGTCGGTCGGGACGGTGGTCCATGGCGCGGGCGGGACGATCGACTGGCGAGTGGTCCGGCGCCTGGCGGCCGGAAGCGTCCCGGCGACGATCCTGACGTTGCTCGTGCTCAGCCGCCTCGACGTCAATATGGGCGGGACGGCAAAGGCGATCACCGTCACGCTCGGTCTCGCGCTCATCGCGACCGCCATCGCGATCTTCTTTCGCGCCAGGATCGTCGCCGCGTTTGCCCGATCGCGGCCCACACGATCATCGCGGAAGGTCGCGATCGCGACGATCATCCTCGGCGGCTTTCTCGGCGTGCTCGTATCGCTCTCCTCGGTGGGGGCGGGCGCGCTCGGGATGACGGTGCTGCTCGTTCTCTATCCGGAGCTGCCGATCAACCGGCTCGTCGGATCGGACATCGCGCATGCGGTTCCCCTCACGCTGATCGCCGGCGCGGGGCATTGGGCAATAGGATCGGTAGATCTCGGCCTGCTCGGATCGCTGTTGATCGGCTCGGTGCCCGGTATCGTCATCGGCAGTCTGGCGGCGCACCGCGTGCCCGAAGGCGTGTTGCGCACCGTGCTCGCCGCGACGCTTGCCGTCGTCGGCTTCAAGCTGCTGGTCTGA
- a CDS encoding SulP family inorganic anion transporter, whose product MTLDPVAYRRQWFTTGAAARRDVLAGIVVALALIPEAIGFSIIAGVDPRVGLYASVAIAIVISLIGGRPGMISAATAAVAVLVGPLVRVHGAQYLFAATILMGLIQIAAGLARLDLVMQFVSRSVITGFVNALAILIFMAQLPQLIGVTWHTYAMVAAGLAIIYLLPRLTRAVPSPLVAILLLSVVSIGLGLPVNTVGDMGRLPNGLPSFALPIVPLTLDTLRIILPYSVTMAAVGILESLLTAQIVDDMTDTDSDKRVECAGQGGANIVAALIGGMGGCAMIGQSVINVTSGGRGRLSTFVAGAFLLVLLAALGPFVGRVPMPALVAVMVMVSIGTFSWHSIPNLRRHPPTSSIVMLTTVVVVVATRDLSLGVAAGVLLSGIFFAGKVQRMFAVERREADGLVTYAVSGEIFFASVDRFTRAFAAEDAGRVRIDVSAAHFWDISGVGALDKIVARLRQGGAVVEVVGYNRASADIVDRFALHDKIGVEMGLAPH is encoded by the coding sequence ATGACCCTCGATCCTGTTGCCTATCGCCGCCAGTGGTTCACCACCGGCGCCGCCGCCCGCCGCGACGTGCTGGCCGGCATCGTCGTCGCGCTTGCCCTCATCCCCGAAGCCATCGGCTTCTCGATCATCGCCGGCGTCGATCCGCGCGTCGGCCTCTATGCCTCGGTCGCGATCGCCATCGTCATCTCGCTGATCGGTGGACGGCCGGGCATGATCTCCGCGGCGACCGCCGCCGTCGCCGTCCTGGTCGGGCCGCTGGTGCGCGTCCACGGCGCCCAGTATCTCTTCGCCGCCACGATCCTGATGGGGCTGATCCAGATCGCCGCGGGGCTGGCGCGCCTCGATCTCGTCATGCAGTTCGTCTCGCGGTCGGTCATCACCGGCTTCGTCAACGCGCTCGCGATCCTGATCTTCATGGCACAGCTGCCGCAGCTGATCGGCGTCACGTGGCACACCTATGCGATGGTCGCGGCGGGACTTGCCATCATCTACCTGCTGCCTCGCCTGACCCGGGCGGTGCCGTCGCCGCTGGTCGCGATCCTGCTGCTCAGCGTGGTCAGCATCGGGCTCGGGCTGCCCGTCAACACCGTCGGCGACATGGGTCGGTTGCCCAATGGTTTGCCCAGCTTCGCGCTGCCGATCGTGCCGCTGACCCTCGATACGCTGCGGATCATCCTGCCCTATTCGGTGACAATGGCGGCGGTGGGGATCCTCGAATCGCTCCTCACCGCCCAGATCGTCGACGACATGACCGATACCGACAGCGACAAGCGCGTCGAATGCGCGGGTCAGGGCGGGGCCAACATCGTCGCCGCGCTGATCGGCGGCATGGGCGGCTGCGCGATGATCGGCCAGTCGGTCATCAACGTGACCTCTGGCGGACGCGGGCGGCTGTCGACCTTCGTCGCGGGGGCGTTCCTGCTCGTCCTGCTCGCCGCCTTGGGGCCGTTCGTCGGGCGCGTGCCGATGCCGGCGCTCGTCGCGGTGATGGTGATGGTGTCGATCGGCACCTTCAGCTGGCACTCGATCCCCAATCTGCGCCGGCATCCCCCGACTTCGTCGATCGTCATGCTGACGACGGTGGTCGTCGTCGTGGCGACGCGCGACCTGTCGCTGGGCGTCGCGGCGGGGGTGCTGCTTTCCGGCATCTTCTTCGCGGGCAAGGTCCAGCGCATGTTCGCGGTCGAGCGTCGGGAAGCCGACGGGCTTGTGACCTATGCCGTGTCGGGCGAGATCTTCTTCGCCTCGGTCGATCGCTTTACCCGCGCTTTCGCGGCCGAGGACGCGGGCCGGGTGCGGATCGACGTGTCGGCAGCGCACTTTTGGGACATTTCGGGCGTCGGTGCCCTCGACAAGATCGTCGCGCGCCTCCGCCAGGGCGGCGCCGTCGTCGAGGTCGTGGGCTACAACCGCGCCAGCGCCGACATCGTCGACCGCTTCGCGCTGCACGACAAGATCGGGGTCGAAATGGGGCTGGCGCCGCACTGA
- a CDS encoding spermidine synthase, with protein MLTADLAPITPGAEPVTGAQHDGECIDTAAVPGGGTLRLMRFGSSFSIQLGEDELMGSDACQSEEALADLAIERMGEQHDRILIGGLGMGFTLKAALAALPASSSVVVAELVPQVVRWARAELAHLYGAALDDPRLTLDIRDVHDVIAEADGQFDAILLDVDNGPDGFIRPANDRLYCNWGLRDARRALRPGGILAVWSAYPDDAFRDRLEAAGFGVEEVELADELGADRAPYTIWLATRPLTAE; from the coding sequence ATGCTGACCGCCGATCTGGCGCCGATCACGCCCGGCGCAGAGCCGGTGACGGGCGCGCAACACGATGGCGAGTGCATCGACACCGCGGCAGTGCCCGGCGGCGGCACGCTGCGCCTGATGCGCTTCGGGTCGTCCTTCTCGATCCAGCTCGGCGAGGACGAGTTGATGGGCAGCGATGCCTGTCAGTCCGAGGAGGCGCTGGCGGATCTGGCGATCGAGCGAATGGGCGAGCAGCACGATCGCATCCTGATCGGCGGGCTCGGCATGGGGTTCACGCTGAAGGCGGCGCTCGCCGCACTGCCGGCCAGCTCGAGCGTCGTCGTGGCGGAGCTCGTGCCCCAGGTGGTGCGCTGGGCCCGCGCCGAGCTTGCGCATCTGTACGGCGCGGCGCTCGACGACCCCCGCCTGACGCTCGACATTCGCGACGTCCATGACGTGATCGCCGAGGCGGACGGCCAGTTCGACGCGATCCTGCTCGATGTGGACAATGGCCCCGATGGCTTCATCCGGCCGGCGAACGACAGGCTCTATTGCAATTGGGGTCTGAGGGACGCCCGGCGCGCGCTGCGGCCGGGCGGCATCCTCGCGGTCTGGTCCGCCTATCCCGACGATGCCTTCCGCGATCGCCTCGAAGCGGCCGGGTTCGGCGTCGAGGAGGTGGAGCTGGCGGACGAACTGGGTGCGGACCGGGCGCCCTATACGATCTGGCTGGCGACACGGCCGCTGACGGCAGAATAG
- a CDS encoding DUF6481 family protein, translating into MAGIAASIMSHCIRRVRPGLLEARSERGISPLEDNGWIMARFTPPDFNDRVAAAKAAKEKALEKLRNKPPIDPAIVAERQAAQAARDAAAAEKRAARAAAMEAAAAEKEARKLAKAASAAAASKRTQKTEAELKAERDARYAARKARKR; encoded by the coding sequence TTGGCGGGCATCGCCGCGTCGATCATGTCACATTGCATTCGGCGAGTCCGCCCAGGCCTGCTAGAGGCCCGTTCGGAGCGGGGCATTTCGCCGCTCGAAGACAATGGATGGATAATGGCTCGATTTACGCCCCCCGATTTCAACGACCGTGTGGCGGCGGCAAAGGCGGCGAAGGAAAAGGCGCTCGAGAAGCTGCGCAACAAGCCGCCGATCGACCCCGCGATCGTGGCCGAGCGCCAGGCCGCGCAGGCCGCGCGCGATGCCGCCGCGGCGGAAAAGCGTGCCGCACGCGCTGCCGCAATGGAAGCGGCTGCAGCCGAGAAGGAAGCGCGCAAGCTCGCCAAGGCCGCCAGCGCCGCGGCCGCGAGCAAGCGCACCCAGAAGACGGAAGCGGAACTGAAGGCCGAGCGTGACGCCCGCTATGCGGCACGCAAGGCACGGAAGCGCTGA
- a CDS encoding spore coat U domain-containing protein, with protein sequence MKRLLVALLLFCGVLAIPSPASAQTCSATISTIDFGSPSLISGGPLDVTGTVTVTCTSIPLLSVVKVCPGIGAGSGGTDGSGRLMAGPSGSLRYQLYQDTARSVAWGSLDNPVLGTVPAIIVSGSLNGAGSATRILYARLFGGQTSAVPGSYQSNFAGNATNFSYGAQLLGASNSCTGFAGAASIRPTFSVLAAPPKGCTIAATPLTFPTAGVLSRAVTAQSQLSVACTNQTAYALQLDAGRNADAAGGRRMRGPSGGFISYGLFRDAALASAWSAGAQQSGMGLGTTQQMTIYGRVPVQTTPSPGLYSDTVVATVTY encoded by the coding sequence ATGAAACGGCTGTTGGTCGCGCTTCTGCTGTTCTGCGGCGTCCTGGCCATCCCTTCGCCCGCCAGCGCCCAGACCTGTTCGGCCACCATCTCGACGATCGATTTCGGCAGCCCGTCGCTGATCTCGGGCGGCCCGCTCGATGTAACCGGCACGGTCACCGTCACCTGCACGAGCATTCCGCTGCTGAGCGTCGTGAAGGTCTGCCCGGGGATCGGCGCGGGAAGCGGCGGCACCGATGGGTCGGGGCGGCTGATGGCGGGGCCTTCCGGGTCGCTGCGCTACCAGCTTTATCAGGATACCGCACGATCCGTGGCCTGGGGCTCGCTCGACAATCCGGTGCTCGGGACGGTGCCGGCGATCATCGTGTCGGGTTCCCTGAACGGCGCCGGTTCGGCCACGCGCATCCTCTATGCCCGCCTGTTCGGCGGTCAGACGAGCGCGGTCCCCGGAAGCTATCAGTCGAACTTCGCCGGCAACGCGACCAACTTCAGCTATGGCGCGCAGCTGCTGGGGGCGAGCAACAGCTGTACCGGCTTTGCGGGCGCCGCCTCGATCCGCCCGACCTTCAGCGTGCTGGCTGCGCCGCCAAAGGGCTGCACGATCGCCGCCACGCCGCTCACCTTTCCGACCGCCGGCGTGCTTTCGCGTGCGGTGACGGCGCAAAGCCAGCTGTCGGTCGCGTGCACCAATCAGACCGCCTATGCCCTTCAGCTCGATGCCGGCCGCAACGCCGACGCCGCCGGTGGCCGGCGCATGCGCGGCCCCTCGGGCGGCTTCATCAGCTATGGCCTGTTCAGGGACGCGGCCCTCGCCTCTGCCTGGAGCGCGGGCGCGCAGCAGTCCGGTATGGGGCTCGGCACCACCCAGCAGATGACGATCTATGGTCGGGTGCCCGTCCAGACGACGCCCTCGCCCGGCCTCTACAGCGACACGGTGGTGGCGACGGTCACCTATTAG
- a CDS encoding fimbria/pilus outer membrane usher protein has protein sequence MRRSRARDLAWPLLATLFCVQVAQAQDGGSFRIGVDVDPERQLQALQLEVYLNEHPTGFVASFTRRPDGQFSSPATELRTLGVQLPDDADAGDVPLERIPGLRYRYDEAKQIMWLVAGPTLQRPTLIDGRQVVRGEAAPARPPLGAVLDYTLFASADNSAVGPRFTGASGAFGVRVFGPFGLFENSAIGLLSDGMRFTRLSSTYSYEDPGRLITLRAGDTINGGHAWTRPIRMAGLQVQRTFGLRPDLVTMPVPRLLGSAAAPSTLDLFIDRVRALSADVPAGPYAVMHPPVVQGAGVATVVVRDALGRETVSSAPFYASPQLLAKGLTDFSAEIGFARRSYAILSNDYDRRLLLSASARRGISDGLTLQGHVEAGAGLLQLGAGSVFTLRNQALVSVAGAVSRAGGATGALVDLGFEVRRPGIAILVRSMRTIGDYADLASRTASFGPILTGDRRIFGAPREVDQFSLSLPIARTSASVGVSLVNSKTASGDRYRLASLSSTVSVGRLSLFANAVADLGSDRNLALFVGASLPLGERSSATTGATVSDRRVSGYAELSRQGAHEPGSWGWSVRVADGRERAGHAIVRHTTDFALFEATGLYAGGNVSGTLQAEGAVALVGGGVHAARRLDQSFAVADAGAPGVRVFRENRLVGTTGASGKLLVPDIAPFEPSAITIDPSSLPVDTQITTTHAEAVAFTRVPAVVSFGVARSADTALVQFVDEAGRPLPLGSRITRADQANDVVGYDGAAFLAALGPRNEVVIADPDGRQCRAAFAFAARAGEQVSIRAVCTPISAAVR, from the coding sequence TTGCGACGCAGCCGCGCGCGTGACCTCGCATGGCCGCTCCTCGCCACGCTGTTCTGCGTCCAAGTGGCGCAAGCGCAGGACGGCGGCAGCTTTCGCATAGGGGTCGATGTGGATCCCGAGCGCCAGCTTCAGGCGCTCCAGCTGGAGGTTTATCTGAACGAGCATCCGACCGGCTTCGTCGCGTCGTTCACGCGTCGCCCGGACGGCCAGTTCAGCTCGCCCGCCACCGAGCTCCGCACGCTCGGCGTCCAGTTGCCGGACGATGCGGATGCCGGCGACGTGCCGCTCGAGCGCATTCCGGGGCTTCGCTACCGCTATGACGAGGCCAAGCAGATCATGTGGCTGGTCGCCGGCCCGACGCTCCAGCGCCCGACGCTGATCGACGGTCGCCAGGTAGTCCGCGGTGAAGCAGCCCCTGCCCGGCCACCGCTCGGCGCGGTGCTCGACTACACCTTGTTCGCCAGCGCCGACAACAGCGCGGTCGGGCCGCGCTTCACCGGCGCATCGGGCGCGTTCGGCGTCCGGGTGTTCGGCCCGTTCGGCTTGTTCGAGAACAGCGCCATCGGCCTTTTGTCGGACGGGATGCGCTTCACCCGCCTGTCGAGCACCTACAGCTATGAGGATCCCGGGCGGCTGATCACGCTGCGGGCGGGCGACACGATCAATGGCGGCCATGCATGGACGCGGCCGATCCGCATGGCCGGGCTTCAGGTCCAGCGCACCTTCGGGTTGCGCCCCGACCTCGTCACCATGCCGGTCCCGCGCCTCCTGGGCAGTGCGGCGGCGCCCTCGACCCTCGACCTGTTCATCGACCGGGTGCGCGCGCTCAGCGCCGACGTGCCGGCCGGTCCCTATGCGGTGATGCACCCGCCTGTCGTTCAGGGCGCGGGCGTCGCCACGGTCGTCGTGCGCGACGCGCTGGGCCGCGAAACCGTGTCGAGCGCCCCCTTCTATGCCTCGCCCCAATTGCTCGCAAAGGGGCTGACCGACTTCAGCGCCGAGATCGGCTTCGCGCGCCGCAGCTATGCCATCCTGTCGAACGACTATGACCGGCGCCTCCTCCTCTCGGCCTCGGCGCGGCGCGGCATCTCTGACGGTCTGACGCTGCAGGGCCATGTCGAAGCGGGCGCAGGGTTGCTCCAGCTCGGCGCCGGCAGCGTCTTCACGCTTCGCAATCAGGCGCTCGTGTCGGTGGCCGGCGCGGTCAGCCGGGCGGGCGGCGCCACCGGCGCGCTCGTCGACCTGGGGTTTGAGGTGCGGCGGCCCGGCATCGCGATCCTGGTGCGGTCGATGCGGACGATCGGCGACTATGCCGACCTTGCGTCGCGCACCGCATCGTTCGGACCGATCCTGACCGGCGATCGGCGCATCTTCGGCGCGCCGCGTGAGGTCGATCAGTTCTCGCTGTCGCTGCCGATCGCGCGGACCTCGGCCTCGGTCGGCGTCAGCCTCGTCAACTCGAAGACCGCCTCGGGCGACCGCTATCGCCTCGCCAGCCTGTCCTCGACCGTCAGCGTCGGCCGGCTGTCGCTGTTCGCCAACGCGGTCGCAGATCTGGGAAGCGATCGCAACCTTGCCCTGTTCGTCGGTGCCAGCCTGCCGCTGGGCGAGCGGTCGTCGGCGACGACCGGCGCGACCGTCTCCGACCGCCGCGTCTCCGGCTATGCAGAGCTGTCGCGCCAGGGCGCGCACGAGCCGGGCTCCTGGGGTTGGTCGGTGCGCGTCGCCGACGGGCGGGAGCGTGCCGGCCATGCGATCGTCCGCCACACGACCGACTTCGCCTTGTTCGAGGCGACCGGCCTCTATGCCGGCGGCAACGTCTCCGGCACCCTGCAGGCGGAAGGCGCGGTCGCGCTGGTGGGCGGCGGCGTTCATGCCGCCCGGCGGCTCGACCAGTCGTTCGCCGTCGCTGACGCCGGCGCGCCCGGCGTGCGCGTGTTTCGTGAAAACCGGCTGGTGGGCACGACCGGTGCGTCCGGAAAGCTGCTCGTTCCCGACATCGCCCCGTTCGAGCCGAGCGCGATCACCATCGACCCCTCCTCCCTTCCCGTCGACACCCAGATCACCACCACCCATGCGGAGGCGGTCGCCTTCACGCGGGTGCCGGCGGTCGTCAGTTTCGGCGTGGCGCGCAGCGCCGATACGGCGCTCGTCCAGTTCGTCGACGAAGCCGGCCGTCCGCTGCCGCTCGGGTCGCGGATCACCCGCGCCGACCAGGCCAACGACGTCGTCGGCTATGACGGGGCCGCCTTCCTCGCCGCACTCGGCCCCCGCAACGAGGTCGTCATCGCTGATCCCGATGGCAGGCAGTGCCGCGCCGCCTTCGCCTTTGCCGCGCGCGCGGGCGAGCAGGTCAGCATTCGCGCTGTCTGCACCCCGATCTCGGCGGCGGTGCGATGA
- a CDS encoding molecular chaperone: MKKAMIAAALLLPLPTAAMASDIRVAPVAIDPLPGARTTSLTLSNAEQRPVRVQVRVMKWTSKDGVDVLAPTDEVVASPPFSTLAPQQQYLIRVVRTAKAAPVGEESYRVLIDEVPDPADARPGTVNLVVRQSIPAFFSDVPRRTPDVAWRIDRSNGGAALVGRNKGNRRLRIADLQLIAGGQQLLSRAGLVGYVLAGSELRIPLDAGTTVPSGSDLRMRAVSDGGPIEVSLATQPRA, translated from the coding sequence ATGAAGAAAGCAATGATCGCCGCCGCGCTCCTGCTCCCCCTCCCGACCGCGGCGATGGCGTCGGACATCCGCGTGGCGCCCGTCGCCATCGATCCGTTGCCGGGCGCGCGCACGACGTCGCTGACGCTCAGCAACGCCGAGCAGCGGCCCGTCCGCGTCCAGGTCCGCGTGATGAAATGGACGTCGAAGGACGGGGTCGACGTGCTGGCACCGACCGACGAGGTCGTCGCCAGCCCGCCCTTCTCCACGCTCGCGCCGCAGCAGCAATATCTGATCCGCGTCGTCCGCACGGCCAAGGCGGCGCCGGTGGGTGAGGAATCCTATCGCGTCCTGATCGACGAGGTGCCCGATCCTGCCGATGCGCGACCGGGCACGGTAAACCTGGTCGTGCGCCAGTCGATCCCGGCGTTCTTCTCCGACGTGCCGCGCCGCACCCCCGACGTCGCCTGGCGGATCGACCGATCGAACGGCGGCGCGGCGCTGGTCGGGCGCAACAAGGGCAATCGCCGCCTGCGCATCGCCGATCTTCAGCTGATCGCCGGCGGCCAGCAGCTGCTCTCGCGCGCGGGTCTGGTCGGTTATGTCCTTGCGGGATCGGAACTGCGCATCCCGCTGGATGCCGGTACCACCGTTCCGAGCGGATCGGACCTGCGGATGCGGGCGGTGTCGGACGGCGGCCCGATCGAGGTCTCCCTTGCGACGCAGCCGCGCGCGTGA
- a CDS encoding spore coat U domain-containing protein encodes MKRSIASFAIVAGFGAVMLPGEAAAQQSTQFQVSMTIQAECRLTSASDLAFGNTGVIQTAITSTSTIGVQCTNTTPYNIGLNAGAGSGATVAARRMTSGAGATVTYELFRDPARSQIWGNTAGTDTLAGIGNGAVQTLTVYGRVPAQTTPAAGSYTDTVQVTVTY; translated from the coding sequence GTGAAACGCTCCATCGCATCCTTCGCAATCGTGGCGGGCTTCGGTGCCGTCATGCTGCCCGGCGAGGCGGCGGCTCAGCAGAGCACGCAGTTCCAGGTCTCGATGACGATCCAGGCCGAATGCCGGCTGACTTCGGCCAGCGACCTCGCCTTTGGCAACACCGGCGTCATCCAGACCGCGATCACGTCGACCAGCACGATCGGCGTCCAGTGCACCAACACCACGCCCTATAACATCGGCCTCAATGCCGGTGCGGGCTCGGGCGCGACCGTGGCGGCGCGGCGAATGACGTCGGGCGCCGGTGCGACCGTCACCTACGAACTATTCCGCGATCCCGCGCGCTCGCAGATCTGGGGCAATACCGCCGGCACCGATACGCTGGCCGGGATCGGCAACGGCGCGGTGCAGACGCTCACCGTCTATGGCCGCGTCCCCGCCCAGACCACGCCCGCCGCGGGCAGCTACACCGACACGGTGCAAGTGACGGTCACCTACTGA
- a CDS encoding HAMP domain-containing sensor histidine kinase: MRRRGRVIGAAKRWAKRHWPRLSLRTYLFASFFLVAALPGVGAVALRVYENTLVRQTQAELVAQGAALAAAAAVLWPLGAEGRQVTKVGVEADPYSLLPDDTIDLSNAPIFAERPAPKPAPLPMGDSRTAATRLRPVLDATRRETLASIILLDRDGRIVDGTAVRGSYAALPEVAAALDGRASTVLRRNADYRAVYRFEWLSSAAALRVHHARPIIVDGRAVGVLLLSRSSRSLFVGLYQDWGKIAIGVLLILAALVLLSGILSRAIARPIDALRATSRSLAAGQGHVPPIPPTAAIEIQDLFRDFSAMAGAIEVRSHYLRDFAHAVSHEFKTPLAGIRGALELLQDHADTMLPEDRRRFLANADADASRLTLLVSRLLELARADMTVASEAEVADVVAVARTVASALRTRSTDIVIEADADTVLARAPAATLDAVLTTLVENSVQASANRVALRIKGGDEVTVTVTDDGSGIPEADRRRIFEPFFTSRRGRGGTGLGLPIAKSLIAGVGGTLVSLDSDQGAAFLVRVPGAGRAH; encoded by the coding sequence GTGCGCCGGCGCGGTCGGGTGATCGGCGCCGCGAAGCGCTGGGCCAAACGGCACTGGCCGCGCCTGAGCCTGCGAACCTATCTGTTCGCCAGCTTCTTCCTGGTGGCCGCGCTGCCCGGCGTCGGCGCGGTCGCATTGCGCGTCTATGAGAACACGCTGGTCCGCCAGACCCAGGCCGAGCTCGTTGCGCAAGGCGCCGCGCTGGCCGCGGCTGCCGCGGTGCTCTGGCCTCTGGGCGCCGAGGGCCGGCAAGTCACCAAAGTCGGGGTGGAGGCCGACCCTTATAGTCTGCTCCCCGACGATACGATCGACCTGAGCAACGCCCCGATCTTCGCCGAACGGCCGGCGCCGAAACCGGCACCTCTGCCGATGGGCGACAGCCGAACCGCCGCCACCAGGCTCCGCCCGGTCCTGGACGCCACGCGTCGCGAGACCTTGGCATCGATCATCCTGCTCGATCGCGACGGCCGAATCGTCGACGGAACGGCGGTGCGCGGCAGCTATGCGGCGCTGCCGGAGGTCGCAGCGGCACTGGATGGAAGGGCGTCGACCGTGTTGCGGCGGAACGCGGACTATCGCGCGGTGTATCGCTTCGAGTGGCTGTCAAGCGCCGCGGCGCTTCGCGTCCACCATGCGCGCCCGATCATTGTCGACGGTCGGGCGGTCGGCGTGCTGCTGCTCTCGCGCTCCTCGCGGTCGCTGTTCGTCGGCCTCTATCAGGACTGGGGCAAGATCGCGATCGGCGTGCTGCTGATCCTCGCCGCGCTCGTGCTGCTGTCCGGCATCCTCTCGCGCGCGATCGCCCGCCCGATTGATGCCCTGCGCGCTACGTCTAGGAGCCTCGCCGCAGGTCAGGGCCATGTGCCGCCGATCCCCCCGACCGCGGCGATCGAGATCCAGGACCTGTTCCGCGACTTTTCCGCCATGGCCGGCGCGATCGAGGTCCGGTCGCACTATCTGCGCGACTTCGCCCATGCGGTCAGCCACGAGTTCAAGACGCCGCTTGCAGGAATCCGCGGCGCGCTCGAACTGCTTCAGGATCATGCCGATACGATGTTGCCGGAGGATCGCCGACGGTTCCTGGCCAATGCGGACGCCGACGCATCCCGCCTGACGCTGCTGGTCTCCCGCCTTCTCGAGCTCGCGCGCGCCGACATGACGGTGGCGAGCGAGGCAGAAGTGGCGGACGTCGTCGCCGTCGCGCGCACGGTTGCGAGTGCCCTGCGAACCCGATCGACGGACATCGTCATCGAGGCAGATGCAGATACCGTTCTCGCACGCGCGCCCGCCGCGACCCTCGACGCCGTGCTGACGACCCTGGTCGAAAACAGCGTGCAGGCGAGCGCCAACCGGGTGGCGCTCCGCATCAAGGGCGGCGACGAGGTCACCGTCACCGTCACCGATGACGGCAGCGGCATCCCCGAAGCCGATCGACGCCGCATCTTCGAACCCTTCTTCACTTCCCGGCGCGGACGCGGCGGCACCGGCCTCGGCCTGCCGATCGCCAAGTCGCTGATCGCGGGCGTCGGCGGCACGCTCGTGTCGCTCGACAGCGATCAGGGTGCTGCCTTCCTCGTCCGCGTGCCGGGCGCCGGCCGCGCGCATTAA
- a CDS encoding response regulator transcription factor translates to MPRTILIADDDPHIRQLLVFALAKAGLDTIEAEDGEVALAMAEAQHPDLVILDINMPRMDGLEVCRRLRASGELPILFLSSRDDEIDRVLGIELGADDYVVKPFSPREVVARVMAILRRTQAHPPAADRAGPLIRHDRLTIDVEGWQAQWNGAEVPLTVTEFSILRTLAVMPGKVFSRDAIIDRLHGPGFAVTDRTIDSHVRNLRAKFAERGGTDLIETRPGIGYRLGACAGAVG, encoded by the coding sequence ATGCCCCGCACGATCCTGATCGCCGACGACGACCCGCATATCCGGCAACTGCTCGTCTTCGCGCTTGCCAAGGCCGGGCTCGACACGATCGAGGCGGAGGATGGCGAGGTTGCGCTGGCGATGGCGGAGGCGCAGCACCCCGATCTGGTCATCCTCGACATCAACATGCCGCGGATGGACGGGCTGGAGGTCTGCCGCCGGCTGCGCGCATCGGGCGAGCTGCCGATCCTGTTCCTGTCTTCGCGCGATGACGAGATCGATCGCGTGCTGGGCATCGAACTCGGCGCCGACGACTATGTGGTCAAACCCTTCTCCCCGCGCGAGGTGGTGGCGCGGGTCATGGCGATCCTGCGCCGGACTCAGGCGCATCCGCCCGCCGCCGACCGCGCCGGTCCCCTCATCCGGCACGATCGGCTGACGATCGACGTCGAAGGATGGCAGGCGCAGTGGAACGGGGCGGAGGTGCCGCTGACGGTCACCGAATTCTCGATCCTGCGCACGCTGGCGGTGATGCCCGGCAAGGTGTTCAGCCGCGATGCAATCATTGACCGGCTGCATGGTCCGGGCTTCGCCGTCACCGACCGCACGATCGACAGCCATGTCCGCAACCTGCGCGCCAAGTTCGCCGAGCGGGGCGGCACCGACCTGATCGAGACGCGGCCGGGCATCGGCTATCGCCTGGGGGCGTGCGCCGGCGCGGTCGGGTGA